A portion of the Phaeodactylum tricornutum CCAP 1055/1 chromosome 7, whole genome shotgun sequence genome contains these proteins:
- a CDS encoding predicted protein encodes MSSEDEDVLHKYRKYDPPPQELPVYSSDEDSSGSSILTANAEPLTAKADLLKVLDYIIIVGNRNRYQSLQATREQTSETTTGSNELSEIEQTDDFELSGMHADDFQLDPQRRKKSRLSAALLWPSYAAWEETNRTDALDCTWCHQYSDCIALPYNKVRSKEPPALKGFFYTRTDRDLTLRCWRKAVHAASTVMVLEGVNGNVRLDLTSPNSAEKDAKETCLNLGIALSNLKPYTCPSCFKVFQSCRARECHFWGENNHRGCCWSLVHKKRHSILKEATNKESTICQHVLMRLILRSIHQKCHQLPKILDRKFIVCLLGAARLHHLRLRQTSSKLSQYPGSASLDEHSPDLP; translated from the coding sequence ATGTCaagtgaagacgaagacgtaCTACACAAATATAGAAAATATGATCCGCCGCCTCAAGAGTTGCCAGTCTACTCGTCCGATGAAGACAGTAGCGGATCATCGATATTGACTGCCAACGCAGAGCCACTCACCGCCAAGGCCGATTTGCTCAAAGTGTTGGACTACATCATCATTGTTGGTAACCGTAACCGATATCAAAGCTTACAAGCAACTAGGGAACAGACTTCGGAGACAACTACGGGGTCAAATGAGCTGTCAGAGATTGAACAAACGGATGATTTTGAGCTTAGTGGAATGCACGCTGATGATTTCCAATTAGACCCGcagagaagaaagaaaagtcgTTTGAGTGCAGCTTTGCTGTGGCCATCGTATGCCGCTTGGGAAGAAACTAACAGAACTGATGCGCTGGATTGCACATGGTGTCATCAATACAGTGACTGTATCGCGTTGCCATACAATAAGGTTCGATCCAAAGAACCACCAGCTTTGAAAGGTTTTTTTTATACGCGCACAGACAGAGATTTGACATTGCGATGCTGGAGGAAAGCTGTTCATGCAGCATCAACAGTCATGGTGCTGGAAGGGGTCAATGGGAATGTGAGGCTTGACCTGACCTCACCCAATTCAGCAGAGAAAGACGCCAAGGAGACATGCCTGAACCTAGGAATAGCTCTTTCGAATCTGAAACCATATACTTGTCCATCTTGTTTCAAGGTCTTCCAAAGTTGCAGAGCCAGGGAATGTCACTTCTGGGGAGAAAATAACCACAGAGGCTGTTGTTGGAGTCTTGTGCACAAGAAAAGACATTCTATTCTGAAAGAAGCCACCAACAAGGAAAGCACCATTTGCCAACACGTCTTGATGAGGTTGATCTTACGCTCAATTCATCAAAAATGTCATCAGTTGCCTAAAATCCTGGATAGGAAATTCATTGTTTGTCTTCTTGGAGCAGCGAGATTGCATCATTTACGTCTCCGACAGACCAGTTCAAAACTTTCCCAATATCCAGGCTC